From Zalophus californianus isolate mZalCal1 chromosome 16, mZalCal1.pri.v2, whole genome shotgun sequence, one genomic window encodes:
- the DDX5 gene encoding probable ATP-dependent RNA helicase DDX5 — protein sequence MSGYSSDRDRGRDRGFGAPRFGGSRAGPLSGKKFGNPGEKLVKKKWNLDELPKFEKNFYQEHPDLARRTAQEVETYRRSKEITVRGHNCPKPVLNFYEANFPANVMDVIARQNFTEPTAIQAQGWPVALSGLDMVGVAQTGSGKTLSYLLPAIVHINHQPFLERGDGPICLVLAPTRELAQQVQQVAAEYCRACRLKSTCIYGGAPKGPQIRDLERGVEICIATPGRLIDFLECGKTNLRRTTYLVLDEADRMLDMGFEPQIRKIVDQIRPDRQTLMWSATWPKEVRQLAEDFLKDYIHINIGALELSANHNILQIVDVCHDVEKDEKLIRLMEEIMSEKENKTIVFVETKRRCDELTRKMRRDGWPAMGIHGDKSQQERDWVLNEFKHGKAPILIATDVASRGLDVEDVKFVINYDYPNSSEDYIHRIGRTARSTKTGTAYTFFTPNNIKQVSDLISVLREANQAINPKLLQLVEDRGSGRSRGRGGMKDDRRDRYSAGKRGGFNTFRDRENYDRGYSSLLKRDFGAKTQNGVYSAANYTNGSFGSNFVSAGIQTSFRTGNPTGTYQNGYDSTQQYGSNVPNMHNGMNQQAYAYPATAAAPMIGYPMPTGYSQ from the exons ATGTCGGGTTATTCGAGTGACCGAGACCGCGGCCGGGATCGAGG GTTTGGTGCTCCTCGATTTGGGGGAAGTAGGGCAGGGCCCTTATCTGGAAAGAAGTTTGGAAACCCTGGGGAGAAACTAGTCAAAAAGAAGTGGAATCTTGATGAGCTGCCCAAATTTGAGAAGAATTTTTATCAAGAACACCCTGATTTGGCTAGGCGCACAGCA CAAGAGGTGGAGACATACAGAAGGAGTAAGGAAATTACGGTTAGAGGTCACAACTGCCCAAAGCCAGTTCTGAATTTTTATGAAGCAAACTTCCCTG CAAATGTCATGGATGTGATTGCAAGACAGAATTTTACTGAACCCACTGCTATTCAAGCTCAGGGATGGCCCGTTGCTCTAAGTGGATTGGATATGGTTGGAGTAGCACAGACTGGATCCGGGAAAACATTGTCT TATTTGCTGCCTGCTATCGTCCACATCAATCATCAGCCATTCCTAGAGAGAGGTGATGGGCCTATT TGCTTGGTGCTGGCACCAACTCGGGAACTGGCCCAACAGGTACAGCAAGTAGCTGCTGAATACTGCAGAGCATGTCGATTGAAGTCCACTTGCATCTATGGTGGTGCTCCTAAGGGACCACAGATTCGTGATTTGGAGAGAG GTGTGGAAATCTGTATTGCAACACCTGGAAGACTGATTGACTTTTTAGAGTGCGGGAAAACCAATCTGAGAAGAACTACTTACCTTGTCCTTGATGAAGCAGATAGAATGCTCGATATGGGCTTTGAACCCCAAATAAGGAAGATTGTGGATCAGATAAGA CCTGATAGGCAAACCCTAATGTGGAGTGCAACTTGGCCAAAAGAAGTAAGACAGCTTGCTGAAGATTTCCTGAAAGActacatacatataaacattGGTGCACTAGAACTGAGTGCAAACCACAACATTCTTCAGATTGTGGATGTATGTCATGATGTAGAAAAGGATGAAAA acttATTCGTCTAATGGAAGAGATAATGAGTGAGAAGGAGAATAAAACCATTGTTTTTGTCGAAACCAAAAGAAGATGTGATGAGCTTACTAGAAAAATGAGGAGAGACGG GTGGCCCGCCATGGGTATCCATGGTGACAAGAGTCAACAGGAGCGTGACTGGGTTCTAAATG AATTCAAACATGGAAAAGCTCCTATTCTGATTGCTACAGATGTGGCCTCCAGAGGGCTAG ATGTGGAAGATGTGAAATTTGTCATCAATTATGACTACCCTAACTCCTCAGAGGATTATATTCATCGAATTGGAAGAACTGCTCGCAGTACCAAAACAGGCACAGCATACACTTTCTTTACACCTAATAACATAAAGCAAGTGAGCGACCTTATCTCTGTGCTTCGTGAAGCTAATCAAGCAATTAATCCCAAGTTGCTTCAGTTGGTCGAAGACAGAGGTTCAG gtCGTTCCAGGGGTAGAGGAGGCATGAAGGATGACCGCCGGGACAGATACTCTGCGGGCAAAAGGGGTGGATTTAATACCTTTAGAGACAGGGAAAATTATGACAGAGGTTACTCTAGTCTGCTTAAGAGAGATTTTGGGGCAAAAACTCAGAATGGTGTTTACAGTGCTGCAAATTACACCAATGGGAGCTTTGGAAGTAATTTTGTGTCTGCCGGTATACAGACCAGTTTTAGGACTGGTAATCCAACAGGGACTTACCAGAATGGTTATGATAGCACTCAGCAATATGGAAGTAACGTTCCAAATATGCACAATGGTATGAACCAACAGGCATATGCATATCCTGCTACTGCAGCTGCGCCTATGATTGGTTATCCAATGCCAACAGGATATTCTCAATAA